One window of Athalia rosae chromosome 2, iyAthRosa1.1, whole genome shotgun sequence genomic DNA carries:
- the LOC105692508 gene encoding uncharacterized protein LOC105692508 isoform X2 produces the protein MPRCCNERKTSSPVTNNNRNNSEDISLLRTNTLERNSFSIPCQSELDDDLPIVERSHRRLRCDLSPVPTSTTVSSKLFSIKGEKGNQSRQLQQQVISGTVGVGGGGGSGGVGGGWHKESKKKAAIGNAVRGLFPSGHSRQDRYETSRQRSPGGTGGGIGLSGLCPRLVAGGGGTGSQGGVGVGVGHLAPQEAGGTCSVVTTQRHHNHNHNSNHGHRRQRKVSVISQAGSSTNTAADRKISPGVNRSSVAVCKRQTRTSRVEHSGDSISIGSSPSPKKKAPSGLHILDKSVAQNLSLNPLEQENDRSFSDAEEAITATENFSSIPGASSSTPSTPVGKVKPRKTSKDEKVEKKMSCQSSSEGTKSTDNIRKMTSESVDSLQSPRKSSVDSGEVAKTSSTPRKPSMDNTDDDRSVSNVSTVQKSLTSLTESAKILETGENCDKKSKTRRENSSDSSRTAITTKNIPTSQVESRKTSLEILEGSKSLLTARKISVDSADTIKGKRTTVDGCVSISRKISTESMENRNINVSVKKSSTEIVEIIKSSNTDSKKMTRKVSTESVDSGKTDAGEISSLEKVRNSRFVTSRVSEDADFDTKPQHQDEQVTIYDQDDNGTSMSDIVAAQAMHESLSKLGKVPPMDTETPSVIIEEVPEEIPNKEEKVTSENDNKYSEAGADEAVEGFIGPLLDENFKADEKLTQKTMAMDEIKTLLMKVKVQAVEEDEDEEKAIGISPDGRFLKFEEEIGRGSFKTVYRGLDTQTGVAVAWCELQEKKLNKTERLRFREEAEMLKGLQHPNIVRFYDYWEVTLTRRKYIVLVTELMTSGTLKTYLRRFKKINPKVVKSWCRQILKGLSFLHSRSPPIIHRDLKCDNIFITGTTGSVKIGDLGLATLKNRSFAKSVIGTPEFMAPEMYEEHYDESVDVYAFGMCMLEMATSEYPYSECTGPAQIYKRVVSGVKPQSYDKVENPEVRDIIEMCIRLKKEERPLVKDLLNHEFFADDVGLKLEMVSRETAVADSELSRVEFRLRVLDPKKRSNKHKENEAIQFDFDILSDNAEEVASEMAKSSLILEEDAKAVAKMLKSQIATLLRERDERKVKEEKERLDREAESNAVSDNLLQQQQQMQQQQLLIQQIQLQQQQIQSGIGMQMQGSIQIPSQVQIQQPLQIPLQQQQQQQQQQQQQQQQQQQQQQQQQQQQQQQQQQQQQQQQQVQLQQITQQQQNMQQHNLQPQQVQLVQQQPLLQQQTAVVQPQQAQQITAQQQNQYPQQQYQQQIQQGLQQHVQQQQYQPQQQPQQQPLQYSQHVGQSLSANSSQCSTPQSIQGQPQFPQAPQQQQPHLPQQQQIHQQQYIQLNQMNVPQQLQHQTQLQQHMPQQLQVQQQQPISQQQTMPQQQQILQQQQTPQQQVPQSQQIPQQPQITPQQQIPQQQQIPQQPQIASQQTVPQQQQIAQQQMQITQPQQQPQQIPQPQVLQQPQQQIQYSQSQIQHIQQMHQHPVGSPPVQSQQYYQPSTASNVPFSGTPIYQQNIGQQVYHSYSSSGGSAAHIEILSSGQTTQQVFSQPNLPGNTGVAPSQTYAQVVGQNPMGQSVASPKLNVQSSTTATHTQSIQSSCQASQPASLSSIQSSPALLSSSSMQQHHSQQNLLAQIQYSGNSNTIPVAVPVTPSMTIIPNSVNTMTAQQQQQVLTNMESCTTVIDRTIMKQDTMDSVQSLPCESINVVQTTSQLDQTFAVQSASSMEGIPSENSEATTAPERSRVKRSGTKRRKPGIKLTVLSVSNENQAMTVECQLDTSKQKTVTFKFDRDDMVPVDIANNLIAENLLPQSQCDTFVDLIGDIVMQLRLDPERTLPLVAHGPPDQSAGGSPVNSRRPRDRDHSLETSKVRHGSLTRQSSHRSSYKVHRRHRSRDETSNTSTPTKLLPIDQIISHIANAPNEKPSVQTPDSQVGPESISSEASRRSSTSTQNTDTLTPTNMPSDSTDTHEYATSVATTETIMEVTQPPPEGIKGIADELQLNTSDSAQYQVTPSASSLEIKNLSTSTGEADTTQDSIDTQNEDDIPANKSMEASLADGNTLGAPPLRKISRFLVSPVIEQKSATSDIAANVLTVTSTENLGRYDISVSQQISQANSCSSTSSTEKMKTETDALGTQTNCEQVKPVDSSLNLTELESVISVHHPPIADTESMKSVNSGFSETVSYSQSQIQENGDQSLQTVHVQQSTTQIHQQVQQGIQQFQQQQQQIISQQVPSQVQHNITQIQQNIAQIHQTIGQSTMQVQQTTTLISQNQQTHQGSTSAQQNLPQMQPNVSHMPQNVLQTQQSIEQMSASQAPQGAIATHQPQYQEQNLLQQHVIIQQQQIQPIPMQQNINQHQMHPQLLQQPSQIQHQPPMQQFVPQQQPQQIQQPYVLVPSHVQQIQQTMDDRNRRVSNISTISNVSTDSQLSDVSGITEDRRMSTPIHLQPSQVQQQDAHTTNVFVPQVVADIPQQSPMGHHVVGQVQVPVLPSIEVPPKVASKPKEVSSTLPDLAQNLANILSNPKSKSTTPHNVNTSHEPNLNTTVIEHKTSLHSEQYFQPIQPEATQQVAQSLQSQVHQNQQNIQNLQNISLNLQNQQTVPQGFQNQQQMQQNIQNIVPTIHPSVHNQQNSQQQLPPIVQQNQAQYQTNQQTIQQSIQSHQQSQTNIQNVETLQQQQQPVMPHSIQNQQHNLQTPPTVQQWNIQQQTTTSISQNSISMQQQVPTIQHVHPIQTQPQVHQIPPMPQQPLQEKQNTDYPISSDQQQNNNIGSNIIATLEAEGSTLDTCTLSRRTSSDCQLPTSECDNSSHEATPEHTLTELTESGSLMQQQHSRLSQQNSLDKIADASGPQTIADLQQKLVQLTSQPSESLAIGTPPISHPATPHCHQLAGCYDTYMHSLQQKLANIGMPVTPSQSLGPLSPQTTIHSTITSANACIDFTNITIPSEGIIYTQETSVSTVAATQINPECTTDSSAIPGSVDVMSPSKESVKLRSQRPGSRLQELEQELAKIHHRGPLASSSSSQPSTPPVPTGQVFPQQQTPLATVHPIPVATISPAVINPNSGTNTPVNLEQPQENAAEITSDQPVRKISRFMVSKVSGPPPADAVATTQQQTMSDQQRLQQQEDMMTRRAGRFSVTTHQMDEAHSAGIQVQVLHSREGSLPPATSATSIGALITESPGRLVDSLRVSSESLMVATQPGTKSFPSSYSSSLTSDFSSYCHNQSPISKKQYSLPTSPKTDVKIPNFQHQQQRDLHNSVQLSQNSQRHVTQYSTQSLDKQIQNIFLLKPPPGSKQHVVPRDIAVKNAHEYCTQNLLPHTQIQPQRDIPHDPLNLGAQAESLSPITNRLQDNTMQQLLHNQVQKKSPSSSQEQHHQQQIGNSEKDEKSQILTPSEEYQLLIKRQTTELENLQRRHREELEKFQQQQLQLLIQQQQQAALHQHQHHPLLYHTVATTVAGQTRPTGMEDYLMFSTAPQTPLQRVPGQSPDTEETLRLAMQKLKQTPQPSHQQAPNIPHAYVIPIPVMPSENIQNISQHSTNYTGATNVNETLETIGSTNGPTTINPTRYQFTPIIPDGANIPGCASGSLVAPTPISGSTANSGYLHYHQGPTLANFQTFGYTPHGGFFLPAGYRLIYAPTSSPQSQPATPATPHLGNSNNGTPPSEPQHCSDYNTTMQPDQ, from the exons ATGCCGAGATGCTgtaatgagagaaaaacgtCGAGTCCGGTGACCAACAATAACCGCAACAACAGTGAGGATATATCACTGTTACGTACAAATACTTTGGAACGTAATAGCTTTTCGATTCCGTGCCAATCGGAGCTGGACGACGACCTACCAATCGTAGAAAGGTCTCATAGAAGACTACGGTGTGACTTGAGTCCAGTACCCACTAGCACCACCGTTAGTTCTAAACTTTTCAGCATTAAG ggtgaaaaaggaaatcaaTCAAGACAGTTGCAACAACAGGTGATAAGCGGAACCGTTGGTGTTGGTGGTGGAGGTGGTAGTGGTGGAGTTGGTGGTGGTTGGCAtaaagaaagcaaaaagaaagcAGCTATAGGCAACGCGGTGCGTGGACTGTTTCCATCTGGCCATAGCAGGCAGGACAG GTATGAGACAAGCAGGCAGCGCTCCCCAGGAGGGACCGGTGGTGGCATTGGCTTGTCCGGCTTGTGTCCAAGGCTGGTGGCGGGTGGCGGTGGTACTGGTAGCCAGGGTGgtgtgggggtgggggtgggccACCTAGCCCCCCAGGAGGCGGGAGGCACATGTAGCGTCGTGACCACGCAACGACACCACAACCACAATCACAACAGCAACCACGGACATAGGCGTCAACGAAAAGTCTCCGTCATTTCTCAAGCTGGGTCCAGTACAAATACTGCTGCCGATCGTAAG ATATCACCAGGTGTGAATCGTTCATCGGTTGCAGTTTGTAAAAGACAGACAAGGACGAGTCGTGTAGAACACAGTGGAGATTCGATATCTATAGGAAGCTCGccatcgccaaaaaaaaaggctcCGTCTGGACTTCATATCCTTGATAAATCTGTGGCACAGAATCTATCTTTGAATCCTCTTGAACAAGAGAATGATCGCAGCTTTAGCGATGCAGAAGAAGCAATTACTGCTACGGAAAATTTCTCTAGTATACCAG GTGCTAGTTCTTCTACTCCTTCCACCCCTGTTGGTAAAGTGAAACCTAGAAAAACAAGTAAAGACGAGAAGgtcgaaaagaaaatgtccTGCCAAAGTAGTAGTGAAGGGACCAAAAGTACTGACAATATTCGTAAGATGACTTCAGAAAGTGTGGATAGCTTGCAAAGTCCAAGAAAATCATCTGTGGATTCTGGTGAAGTGGCAAAAACATCTTCAACTCCGAGAAAACCATCGATGGATAATACAGACGATGATAGAagtgtttcaaatgtttcaaCTGTGCAAAAATCATTGACTAGTTTAACTGAAAGTGCCAAGATCTTGGAAACTGGTGAaaattgtgataaaaaaagtaaaacaagaCGTGAAAACAGCTCCGACAGTAGCAGGACAGCTATAACAACCAAAAATATTCCTACCAGTCAAGTTGAGAGTCGAAAAACGTCTTTAGAAATATTAGAGGGCTCAAAATCATTGTTAACCGCGCGTAAAATATCGGTTGATAGTGCAGATACaattaaaggaaaaaggaCAACAGTGGATGGTTGTGTGTCTATaagtagaaaaatatcgaCCGAATCAATGGAAAATAGAAACATTAACGTTTCCGTTAAAAAATCATCCAcggaaatagttgaaattattaaatCATCGAACACTGATagtaaaaaaatgacaagaaaagTCTCAACGGAATCTGTAGATAGTGGGAAAACTGATGCAGGGGAAATATCTAGTCTAGAAAAAGTGAGAAACTCAAGGTTTGTGACTTCTCGAGTATCAGAGGATGCTGACTTTGATACAAAGCCACAACATCAAGATGAACAAGTAACAATTTACGATCAGGATGATAATGGGACTAGTATGAGTGACATTGTTGCCGCGCAAGCCATGCACGAATCTTTATCTAAATTAGGGAAGGTTCCTCCTATGGACACGGAAACTCCCAGCGTCATCATTGAGGAAGTGCCAGAAGAAATTCCtaacaaagaagaaaaggtCACTAGCGAAAATGACAACAAGTATAGCGAGGCAGGAGCAGATGAAGCAGTTGAAGGATTTATCGGACCTTTacttgacgaaaattttaaaGCTGATGAAAAGTTGACACAGAAAACTATGGCTATGGACGAGATAAAAACTCTGCTCATGAAAGTCAAAGTACAGGCGGTTGAAGAAgatgaggatgaggaaaaGGCTATCGGCATTTCACCTgatggaagatttttgaaatttgaagaagaaattggTCGTGGAAGCTTTAAAACCGTCTATAGAGGTCTTGATACTCAGACAGGTGTCGCCGTTGCTTGGTGTGAATTACAG gagaaaaaattaaacaaaactGAACGATTGAGATTTCGGGAGGAAGCAGAAATGCTGAAAGGATTACAACATCCTAATATAGTAAGGTTTTACGATTACTGGGAAGTTACGCTTACACGTCGAAAATACATCGTACTTGTTACCGAGCTTATGACATCGGGAACTTTAAAAAC ATATCTGCGGCGGTTCAAAAAGATCAATCCAAAGGTGGTCAAGTCTTGGTGTCGTCAGATCTTGAAAGGATTGAGTTTTCTTCATTCGAGATCGCCACCGATCATTCATAGGGACTTGAAGTGTGACAACATTTTTATCACAGGGACGACGGGAAGTGTGAAAATTGGTGACTTGGGATTGGCGACTCTCAAAAACCGAAGCTTTGCTAAAAGTGTTATTGGTACTCCAGAGTTTATGGCACCTGAGATGTACGAAGAACATTATGACGAATCGGTGGATGTCTATGCCTTTGGTATGTGCATGCTAGAGATGGCTACCAGCGAGTATCCATACTCGGAATGTACTGGACCTGCGCAGATTTACAAACGCGTTGTATCG GGTGTAAAACCGCAGAGCTACGATAAAGTCGAAAATCCCGAAGTCCGTGATATAATTGAGATGTgcattcgattgaaaaaggaagaacgtCCTCTAGTCAAAGATTTGCTGAATCATGAATTTTTTGCGGATGATGTCGGTCTTAAATTAGAGATGGTATCCAGAGAGACAGCCGTTGCGGATTCGGAACTGTCACGCGTGGAGTTTCGGCTCAGAGTACTTGATCCTAAAAAGCGGAGTAATAAACACAAGGAGAATGAGGCGATTCAATTCGACTTTGATATATTAAGTGATAATGCGGAGGAAGTCGCATCGGAAATGGCTAAATCGAGCCTGATTCTTGAGGAGGATGCTAAAGCTGTCGCAAAGATGTTAAAATCACAAATCGCGACTCTGCTtagagaaagagatgaaaggaaagtcaaagaagagaaagaacgaCTCGACAGAGAAGCTGAATCAAATGCAGTGTCAGATAATTTgttacaacaacaacaacaaatgcagcaacagcagctgTTGATTCAACAGATTCAGTTGCAGCAACAACAAATTCAGTCTGGTATAGGTATGCAGATGCAAGGATCGATCCAGATTCCAAGCCAAGTACAAATTCAGCAGCCATTACAAATTCCAttacaacagcagcagcaacagcaacagcaacagcaacagcagcaacaacaacaacaacaacaacaacaacaacaacaacaacaacaacaacaacaacagcagcagcagcaacaacagcagcaacaagtACAGTTGCAACAGATAACTCAACAGCAACAAAATATGCAGCAGCATAACTTACAACCTCAACAAGTCCAGTTGGTTCAGCAGCAACCACTTTTACAACAGCAAACAGCGGTTGTTCAGCCACAGCAGGCACAGCAAATTACGGCACAGCAACAAAATCAATATCCGCAGCAGCAATATCAACAGCAAATACAGCAGGGCCTGCAACAACATGTCCAACAACAGCAATACCAGCCACAACAACAACCACAGCAGCAACCTTTACAGTACAGCCAGCATGTTGGACAAAGTCTTAGTGCAAATTCTTCGCAGTGTTCTACTCCACAAAGTATCCAAGGGCAACCTCAATTCCCTCAAgcgccgcagcagcagcagccacaCCTCCCACAGCAACAACAAATTCACCAACAACAGTATATTCAATTGAATCAAATGAACGTACCGCAACAATTACAACACCAGACACAACTACAGCAGCATATGCCTCAACAACTGCAAGTTCAACAGCAGCAGCCAATATCTCAACAACAAACGATGCCTCAACAGCAACAAATCCTTCAGCAACAGCAGACTCCTCAACAACAAGTCCCTCAATCACAGCAAATTCCTCAACAACCGCAAATTACTCCACAGCAACAAATTCCTCAGCAACAGCAAATTCCTCAGCAACCGCAGATTGCTTCGCAACAGACGGTTCCTCAACAACAGCAAATTGCGCAACAACAAATGCAGATTACTCAACCACAACAACAGCCACAACAAATCCCTCAACCGCAAGTTCTACAGCAACCACAGCAACAAATCCAGTATTCTCAGTCCCAAATTCAGCACATTCAGCAAATGCATCAACATCCTGTAGGATCTCCACCGGTTCAAAGCCAGCAATATTACCAACCAAGCACAGCATCAAATGTCCCCTTTAGTGGTACACCAATTTATCAGCAAAACATCGGGCAACAAGTGTATCATTCGTATTCATCATCTGGTGGTTCAGCAGCTCatatcgaaattttatcatccgGTCAAACAACTCAGCAAGTATTTTCTCAGCCTAATCTCCCAGGAAATACTGGCGTTGCACCGTCTCAAACTTATGCTCAGGTGGTAGGTCAAAATCCAATGGGACAATCAGTCGCATCACCTAAATTAAATGTTCAAAGTTCTACAACCGCAACGCATACACAAAGTATCCAATCTTCATGCCAAGCAAGTCAGCCCGCCTCATTATCTAGTATACAAAGTTCACCTGCACTCCTTTCTTCAAGCAGTATGCAGCAACATCATTCGCAACAGAATCTTCTTGCTCAAATACAATATTCTGGAAACTCCAATACAATTCCAGTTGCAGTTCCTGTCACCCCAAGCATGACAATTATACCAAATTCGGTTAATACAATGACGgcacagcagcaacaacaggtCTTGACAAATATGGAATCGTGTACAACGGTCATTGATAGAACAATTATGAAGCAGGATACAATGGATTCTGTACAATCTTTACCATGTGAATCTATCAACGTTGTTCAAACAACTTCTCAACTGGATCAAACTTTTGCTGTGCAAAGTGCTAGTTCTATGGAAGG AATACCTTCAGAGAATTCCGAAGCTACTACTGCGCCAGAAAGAAGCAGGGTGAAACGATCTGGAACAAAGCGACGGAAACCTGGAATAAAGTTAACAGTTTTGTCCGTCAGTAACGAGAATCAAGCCATGACTGTTGAGTGTCAATTAGATACGAGTAAACAAAAAACGGTCACATTTAAATTTGATAGAGACGACATGGTTCCCGTTGACATCGCTAACAATTTG ATAGCGGAAAATTTGTTGCCTCAGTCGCAATGCGATACGTTTGTGGACTTGATTGGCGACATAGTTATGCAACTCCGTTTGGATCCTGAAAGAACTCTGCCTCTTGTCGCACATGGACCACCAGATCAGTCGGCAGGAGGTAGTCCGGTGAATAGTCGGCGTCCTAGAGATCGTGACCACAGTCTCGAAACATCCAAg GTGAGACACGGCTCGTTAACCCGTCAAAGCAGCCATCGATCATCGTACAAAGTCCATCGTAGGCACCGTTCG agaGATGAAACATCCAACACATCAACGCCAACGAAATTACTCCCTATTGACCAAATTATCTCACACATCGCAAATGCTCCTAATGAGAAACCAAGTGTTCAAACACCAGATAGTCAAGTGGGACCCGAAAGCATATCATCTGAAGCATCCAGACGATCTTCTACATCGACACAAAATACAGACACTCTAACTCCAACGAATATGCCAAGCGATTCAACCGATACACATGAATATGCGACTTCTGTAGCTACTACTGAAACTATTATGGAAGTCACTCAACCACCTCCAGAAGGAATCAAAGGCATTGCTGATGAACTACAATTAAATACGTCAGATAGTGCACAATATCAAGTCACACCATCGGCCAGCTCTTTGGAAATTAAGAATCTTAGTACATCGACTGGAGAAGCTGACACCACTCAAGATTCTATAGATACTCAAAACGAGGATGACATTCCAGCAAATAAGTCTATGGAAGCATCTTTGGCTGATGGTAACACTTTAGGCGCACCACCCTTACGTAAAATATCACGGTTTTTGGTCAGCCCTGTCATAGAGCAAAAATCAGCCACATCAGATATTGCAGCAAATGTTCTGACGGTTACTTCTACCGAGAATTTGGGACGGTATGACATTTCTGTATCTCAACAAATCAGTCAAGCTAACTCGTGTTCGAGTACTTCTAGCACAGAGAAGATGAAAACTGAGACTGATGCTTTGGGCACGCAAACAAATTGTGAACAGGTTAAACCAGTTGATAGCAGTTTAAATTTAACTGAATTAGAGTCTGTAATTTCGGTGCATCATCCACCAATAGCTGATACAGAATCTATGAAAAGTGTCAATTCTGGGTTTAGTGAAACGGTCAGCTATTCACAGTCACAGATCCAAGAAAATGGGGATCAGAGTTTGCAAACAGTTCACGTGCAGCAATCTACAACTCAAATTCACCAGCAGGTTCAACAAGGAATACAGCAATtccaacaacagcaacagcaaatCATTTCTCAACAGGTTCCATCACAAGTTCAACATAACATTACCCAAATTCAGCAAAATATTGCCCAAATACATCAAACGATCGGTCAAAGTACAATGCAAGTGCAGCAGACTACGACTTTAATTTCTCAGAATCAACAAACTCATCAGGGATCTACTTCAGCACAGCAAAATTTGCCTCAAATGCAACCTAATGTGTCCCATATGCCGCAAAATGTTCTTCAAACTCAACAGAGTATTGAACAAATGTCTGCTTCTCAGGCTCCACAGGGTGCGATTGCAACGCATCAACCGCAATATCAAGAACAGAATTTGTTACAACAACACGTTATAATACAGCAGCAACAAATTCAGCCGATTCCAATGCAGCAAAATATTAATCAACACCAAATGCATCCGCAACTTTTGCAGCAACCATCTCAAATCCAACATCAGCCGCCTATGCAACAGTTTGTTCCACAACAACAACCGCAACAAATTCAGCAACCATATGTTCTTGTGCCATCACATGTCCAACAAATTCAACAAACAATGGATGACAGAAACCGTCGAgtatcaaatatttcaacaatatcaAACGTCTCGACCGACTCCCAGTTGTCGGATGTTTCGGGAATTACAGAAGACAGAAGAATGTCAACACCGATTCATCTCCAACCTTCACAAGTACAGCAGCAAGATGCGCATACAACTAATGTGTTTGTACCTCAAGTAGTAGCTGACATTCCTCAGCAATCTCCAATGGGTCATCATGTCGTCGGACAAGTTCAAGTTCCTGTATTACCAAGCATTGAAGTACCACCGAAAGTAGCATCAAAACCTAAAGAAGTGTCATCAACACTTCCAGACTTGGCTCAAAATCTTGCTAATATACTTTCTAATCCAAAGTCTAAATCTACTACACCACATAACGTGAATACTAGTCACGAGCCAAATTTAAATACCACTGTCATAGAACATAAGACATCGCTGCATTCggaacaatattttcaacctATACAGCCAGAAGCAACGCAGCAGGTGGCTCAATCACTGCAATCTCAAGTACATCAGAATCagcaaaatattcaaaatcttCAAAATATATCGTTGAATCTTCAAAATCAACAAACTGTTCCACAGGGCTTTCAAAACCAGCAACAAATGCAACAGAACATTCAAAATATCGTTCCAACAATCCATCCAAGTGTCCATAATCAACAAAATTCACAACAGCAACTGCCACCTATTGTTCAACAAAATCAAGCGCAGTATCAAACTAATCAACAGACCATACAGCAATCTATCCAAAGTCATCAGCAGAGTCAAACTAATATACAAAACGTTGAAACAttacaacagcaacaacaaccaGTAATGCCTCATAGTATTCAAAATCAACAACATAATTTACAAACTCCGCCAACAGTACAGCAGTGGAATATTCAACAGCAAACTACAACCTCGATTTCTCAGAACTCAATAAGTATGCAACAACAAGTGCCAACTATTCAGCATGTTCATCCAATTCAAACTCAACCACAAGTTCATCAGATACCGCCGATGCCACAGCAACCTTTACAAGAAAAACAGAACACAGATTATCCAATTAGTTCAGATCAGCAACAAAACAACAATATTGGTAGCAACATCATTGCTACTTTAGAAGCAGAAGGCAGCACTTTAGATACCTGCACTTTGAGCAG ACGTACTAGTTCAGACTGTCAATTGCCGACTTCAGAGTGTGACAACTCAAGTCATGAAGCCACACCTGAACACACTCTGACTGAATTAACCGAATCAGGTTCATTGATGCAACAACAGCATTCCAGATTAAGCCAGCAGAATTCTTTAGATAAAATTGCTGACGCCAGTGGACCACAAACGATTGCCGATCTGCAACAGAAGCTAGTACAGCTAACAAGTCAACCCTCCGAATCTCTGGCCATAGGAACTCCGCCAATTAGTCATCCAGCTACGCCTCATTGTCATCAATTGGCAGGATGCTATGATACCTATATGCATAGTTTGCAACAGAAACTCGCCAATATTGGCATGCCTGTCACACCTAGTCAGTCATTA GGACCCTTGTCTCCACAAACAACGATACATTCGACAATTACTTCTGCTAATGCATGCATCGATTTCACTAACATCACTATACCTTCCGAAGGCATCATTTATACCCAAGAGACATCAGTCTCTACAGTTGCAGCTACACAAATA AATCCTGAGTGTACAACGGACAGCAGTGCTATTCCTGGAAGTGTAGATGTCATGTCACCAAGCAAAGAAAGCGTTAAATTACGCTCACAAAGACCAGGATCTCGGTTGCAGGAATTAGAGCAGGAATTGGCAAAGATTCATCACAGGGGCCCACTTGCATCGTCGTCATCTTCACAACCTTCAACCCCTCCGGTGCCAACAGGACAAGTTTTTCCTCAGCAACAAACTCCACTTGCCACTGTTCATCCTATTCCTGTTGCAACGATTTCACCTGCAGTCATTAATCCCAACTCCGGAACTAATACACCCGTGAACCTGGAGCAGCCTCAGGAAAATGCAGCTGAG ATTACGTCGGATCAACCGGTAAGAAAGATATCAAGATTCATGGTCTCAAAAGTTTCTGGACCACCACCTGCTGATGCAGTTGCAACGACGCAGCAACAAACGATGTCCGATCAACAACGATTACAACAACAGGAAGATATGATGACTAGAAGGGCTGGGCGTTTTAGCGTTACCACTCATCAAATGGATGAAGCTCATA gtgCAGGTATACAAGTGCAGGTGCTCCATAGCAGAGAAGGTTCGTTACCGCCCGCTACTTCGGCAACGTCGATCGGCGCATTGATAACTgag TCTCCAGGCAGATTGGTGGACTCTCTGAGGGTGAGCAGTGAAAGTTTGATGGTAGCTACGCAGCCGGGCACCAAAAGCTTTCCTTCTTCCTACTCTTCATCTCTTACCTCTGATTTTAGTTCCTATTGTCACAACCAAAGTCCAATTTCCAAAAAGCAATATAGCTTACCTACATCACCAAAAACAGATGTGAAAATTCCTAATTTTCAACATCAGCAACAACGTGACTTGCATAACTCTGTGCAGTTATCACAAAACAGCCAAAGACACGTCACTCAATATTCTACACAATCTTTAGACAAACaaatacaaaatatatttttattgaaaccCCCTCCGGGCTCGAAGCAGCATGTTGTACCACGTGATATCGCTGTTAAAAACGCGCATGAGTATTGTAcacaaaatttattacctcATACTCAAATTCAACCGCAAAGAGATATCCCGCACGATCCTTTAAACCTCGGAGCACAGGCTGAAAGTTTATCGCCCATCACGAATCGACTTCAGGATAATACGATGCAGCAACTTTTACATAATCAGGTACAGAAAAAGTCACCATCGTCATCGCAAGAGCAACATCACCAACAACAAATTGGAAAT tctgaaaaagatgaaaagagtCAGATCTTGACACCCAGCGAGGAATATCAACTTCTGATAAAAAG GCAAACGACAGAGTTAGAAAACTTGCAAAGAAGACACAGAGAGGAATTGGAGAAGttccaacaacaacaattacaacttttgattcaacagcagcaacaagcTGCTCTGCACCAGCACCAACATCATCCGTTACTGTATCACACAGTTGCTACGACAGTTGCAG GGCAAACGAGACCTACTGGAATGGAAGATTATTTAATGTTCAGTACAGCTCCTCAGACGCCGTTACAAAGAGTACCTGGTCAATCACCAGATACGGAAGAAACTCTAAGGCTAGCGatgcaaaaattgaaacaaaccCCTCAGCCATCCCATCAACAAGCCCCAAATATTCCCCATGCTTATGTAATCCCTATACCAGTCATGCcttctgaaaatattcaaaatatttcccaACACTCAACTAATTACACAGGTGCTACGAACGTTAACGAAACATTAGAAACAATCGGTTCAACAAATGGTCCGACAACAATCAATCCTACACGTTATCAATTTACGCCAATAATCCCAGATGGAGCCAATATACCTGGATGTGCAAGTGGCAGTTTGGTGGCTCCGACACCCATATCTGGTTCAACTGCCAACAGTGGTTACCTCCATTATCATCAGGGACCAACATTGGCGAACTTTCAGACGTTCGGATACACACCTCATGGTGGATTCTTCCTTCCAGCGGGTTACAGATTAATATATGCACCTACAAGTAGTCCTCAATCTCAACCCGCTACGCCTGCGACACCCCATTTGGGAAATTCAAATAACGGTACGCCACCCAGTGAACCTCAGCATTGCTCCGATTACAATACGACTATGCAACCCGACCAGTAG